From the Pocillopora verrucosa isolate sample1 chromosome 11, ASM3666991v2, whole genome shotgun sequence genome, the window aatttgatgagacaaatttactagctatgttataaaattcatttgattaaTATCCACATTCattattttagtttagttttgaAAGTCTTCATAGTGATTATTTTTACACCCTATTTGATGTTTGGACTTCTCAAAACACCCTTAGGATGTCAGGAAGATTGTGTGGGAACGTTGGACAAATTGCATGTCCGAAAGGGAGGGATCATTCTTACCCAGGCCTTCAGAGGATGTGTTGACACGACTCGGTGACTACATAAAGGCATGTATCAGGCTAACATGGAGAATGGTTACACAAGTTCCACCAATGCTGCTTGAGTATGGGGCTGTGCAATTTGACAAAGATTTGCATAAATTGGCGAGATTCCAGCATCGTGAAGAATACAGTCGTGGCGCAGATCATCTTTCTGGGCAAGTTATTGCCTGTTACTTGTGGCCTGCGCTTTTGGAAGCGGGTGATCGAATTATTTTTCCAGGAGAGGTTATGTGTGAGCCTGAATCGGATGGTTATGTGGTGATTTCCCCATCTTTGATACCCTGATCCAGATAAATAACATCCTCCAAAGAATCTTTCAGAAGGAGGTCACAAGTTACGACATAAACATTATGGATATTACATAtctgcaaaattaaaacatttcaaaaggagGCATATAATTTAATCGTTTGTCTATCATTCCAAGACTGTATGATATCTTTACACCTCGCCGGTTGAAGAGTACAGCAGCCTTCTACCCCCCCAAAATTAGCAATATAGATTTGAGACCAGCATCTTCGTCTTTTTCTTGTTCACAAGTAAGGTCTAGCCATCGAAATGGCTTAACTTCGGCAGCTTGGAGAAATCTTTCAAGTAGACTGATGAAATGTAAACAGGGAGTCATTTTAAAACCTTTCGGTTTCGGTTTTCTCGGGAAAATTCCCTTTTTGTTTAATATCTTCGTGGCTCTTAAATTTTATTGCCTGCAAAGCAAATTTCAATTTAGAAATTTTCTGGCAAAAAATGCCAACCTAATTCCTTCATCGGGATTATGCAAGAAATGTGTTACACAATAAACTTTCGCATTTGGGTTTCCGTCGCATACTCTCTCTTTCTCGTTATCCGATActtatgaaattaaaaaggaatgtGTTTTCTGTGTAAACAGATTATTTTAATTCCAGGCCGTTGATCGTCACTTGATTCTGGGAATTTCCCTTCCTGTTTGGGTTTCTCAGAAAGCACCCTCCAAGTCGTTCTTTGACACATTGAATGGCGAGATATCATATCCCTAAACTTCTGTTGAGGAAAAGACAAGGCAAACCTAAGGGAATGGCTTCAGAAGGTAATGATGTTAATACTGCTAGAATTTTCAAACAGTCAGTTTTTTAAATCACTGAATCATACATTTGTTTATCAGTTCACGCGAAAGCTACTATGTCCACCACAATCCTtaacaattattgttatcagATCATGAAAGCTCTTGCACTCAGGAGTGGTAACAAAATGGTGCACTCAGTCAGACTTATTACATTTTCCATCACAAAAGTTACTCTAATTTTGTTCAGGATATGCttctaaatcaaaattatgcCGTAATAAACGCGTGAAGTGATGAAATTTTCGAGAGGTCATACGTTACGTTAATAGAGGTCTGTACTTTCCCTTGCGTCTACAAGGCTTTTATTAGTCACAAGATATAATGAATACTAAATATCCAGAGCATTAAAATATTAAAGTCATTGAATGTAGACTCGTTCATCGATCATTCCAACACTAAATGTTGAAATTATTCCCTAGAAAAAACCAACaataagaagaagaaagatTGAGGGGCAGCGTCATTGTCTGTTTGTTGTTGATATGTTAATTAGATTTATGCATTAAGGTGGCGTGACTTGCGATGATTGCAAATGTAAACGGGAAGTCATTTAGTAACCTTTTGGTTTCCGCTTATTCCGAGAAATTTCCCTTGTTATTGAATGTCTTGTAAAGCAATCGGTCGAAAGCTCAATCGGTCGAAAGCTCAATATATTTCTCGACTATGATTGTGTTTTCCGAGAAACTCAACAGGAAGAGAAATTTATTTCGTGAGCAAGAGAATGGGGCACTTTATTTCGTAATTTGATTTTCGTGAGATACTTCTCGAACTTTGCCTGATAGTCGTGAAATTAGAGAGGAATTcaataagattttattttctgtgTAATCAGGATATTCTAATCTCATGACCCTTGATCGTGGGTTAATTCGGGGAATTTCCCTttctggtaatttagtgttaacaactgggttgaaaacgtaaatttggatgtttcgagcgttagcccttcgtcagagcgattgaatgTTTAGATGTCTCGGAAAACACGGTCTAAGTCAGTCTTCGACGCTTTGAATGGCGAGACATGCTATCATAGAActcctgtttaaaaaaaagacaagcaaaatacaaaagtaTGGCTTCAGAAGGTAATTCATACCGCtagaattttcataaaattaattcCAGAGAGATCAAATCTTTGAATCATACATTCGTTTATCAGCTCATGCAAAAGCTACGCTGTCCACCACGATCCTTAATAATGATTGTTTTCAGGTGATCACAGCTCTTACACTCAGGAATGGTCACAAAAATGAGCATTCAGTCACACCTTTTTAGTTTACCTTCACAGGAGTTGGTAATTTTGCTTAGAATATGCTCCCAAATCAAAACCGTGAGATCCAACAAGCTTCAGAAAACATTTTACATGTTTTCGTTGTTGACATCTGCAAGGTAATCAATaagattctgaaaaaaaaaaaatggtttcttTTGGCATGAAAACCCATCTGTAGTGACGTTTCTTGTGAAAGCATTGCCAACCAAGTCTGTGTCCGCATAAATTTTGGTTTAGCAAGATAGCTgatttattttccaaaacttacaTCTAATACATTAAGGGGGTAAGGTTCTAAAGGATCAGCGATGTAGATAgtgtaatgtttgtagatataTCGtcttgtcccacgctcgtggcaagacgacaaacatctttctttattgctttaccgagctcaaaacttaccatctctcttatcaACTTTTGGCTATGCTATGCAGTAGATGACTATGGCGGATGTGcagtaaagtgatcagtgatcctAATGGATCTCTTGCGCctcgatattttctctacgttatgaaagaaaggacaagttttgcatcgtgagcgagcgcatttgaaagttccaggttggtcattggtttgaaatgaacttctgaccaaaaagttgcctatgtttttgtcacgtttgaataaATTAGTAGACATTAccaaaagatagtaccagtctctcaATCGTTTTGGAATAAtgtaaagtttttaaatttgatgatagatttaactgcgtggttgtgtgggtgaaatgtgagagtgaatgtgGAATGTGGTCCgtattttccttctcagccgtttgtagtgctgactgtcgatcaattgTTGGGCACGGTGCTGGCCCGCggaacgacagaaacaggatagccacgtttcGATAAACTTTAAAtcactccaaaacgattcagagactgttaccatcttttcgcaacctccactaatttcattcaaacgtgacagAGCGCTTCAGGTCTGGAGACAAAATAGGACGAACTCGAGAAACATGCCACGTCTTATATCGTTTGGTCCCTTGATGTTTAGTAGAACGTTATATTGACACTCTGTTCCCTTCCCTTATGACTATGATTTTATGATTTTAGGTTAATTTGGTAGTGCATCAACTAAATGAATTACTCAtttggtttgtttcattttgcattCTATTACGTTTTTAAAGACTAAAACAAGTActtattgaaaaggaaaagaaaagaaaaaatgtccaAACTCGCGACTTCTCAAGAAAATACATTTGCCATCAAAAAAGCGGAACCTTTCTAGTTTTGCGAGGGCCGTGCAAGATTTACAGCTTGTCTCCTTTTCACTTCTTCTCTTTGTACCTAATGCAATTGCTGGCAAATTCGGCATTGAAACATTATTCaagtgttattatttttttcacagttcGTCAGGGGGTGGTATTCTACAAAGTCTGCGATCTGATTGGGTCCGAGAGCGGGCAGCATTCTCCCATCCGACCCGCCTCCTTTTCGAATTGAGTCGCTTTGCAAAACATGTCGTGTTTgcttggaagccttttaaattaactttaccattacgcgaaaaaaaaaaatgtctcagtCGAgtctctctctttaatttgaatAACCTATCTACCtactcgctcaaaaactgttcagtttatggaatTACAGCTCTTAATCAATCTGGTCTCTTAGCCAAGCACTtaaggatggaaaaaaaaatgaaatgttattcaccagccttaGTCGGTCCGTATTGAGAGAAAGCCTACACTCTATCTTGCGTATTATGGATATTATgtataaagaaataatttttactgTAATTTATCAAGTCTCAGATAAGAATCTAAAGTAAGACTAAGAATGAATTCAGCTTTGTCCTTAGACAAGCTCAAACTTCGCATATACCAAAATTCTGATGTATAATCAATTTCGCAGTTGTTTTCTAAGAAAATTGTTGGTTTTGAATTCGAAGAGACCGTCGATCATATGGCCTCAAAGAGGAAAAAGACCTGTGGAGAAATAAGAAATCGGCTATCACGTTGCTTCCTTATCTGAGAATATTTAGATCCATCAAACATCCAAGTTGATTTACCTGCCAGGTACCTAAAAGCTATAGCTGATCAAACTCACGCAGGTCTATGGTATTATTGCATTTacagttaaagaaaatccgTCCGATGATTTTAAGAATCCATACATTGCCGTGGTGGCGATAGACTTTGGCACTTCATACACTGGCTTTGCCTTTTCATTTAACAAAGGTAATGAACAAGACGCGATTTTCATGAACCGGGACTGGACGAATGAACAGGGAGGCAGAACGAGCAAGACTCCGACCTGCCTGCTCCTTAATCCAGATCTCAGTTTCAACTCGTTTGGCTATGATGCAATGGAAAACTATGCACAGCTACAAAATGAACACGAGGAGCAGAAGTACTTCttctttcagcattttaaaatggCGCTCCACAACGATGAGGTATAGTAGCTGCTTTACAATTACCTAGAAATCTGTATCGAAGCTTAATCCCAATCGTCTTAGATGAAATGAAGTTCCTTTCCTTTTGGCACCTGACTATCGAATTTTAATACCCTCAATGGAGTTTTATGTAATCAGAAAACCTTTCTACACTGGAAAATCTGGTACTCAGGTGACAATAATCGGGGTCCCATGCGACAATATTTAGCGAACTCTAGAACTGCTGCAAGATATTCTGAGTACTCTCGCGTAAAATGTTTTTCCTACTGATTGTACGGTTATATTATTAGAAACTTAACAAGGACACATCCATTAAAGCTGCAAATGGAAAAGAAGTTAAGGCCCAGACTGTGTTTGCACTTTCAATCGAGTTTCTGAAAGACGAAGCAATCAAAATTCTTGCCTTGGACACCGGTGATGACCAATTTAAGGCAGACGATATTCAATGGGTACTAACTGTTCCTGCAATATGGACTCCAGCAGCTAAACAGTTCATGAGAGAAGCAGCCAATCAGGTGAGGTTGCATAAAAATACATCGTGGTCACTTTGATTCcagcatatcagtgcatagcatggatttttttttcactcaggCTAAATCACCCATTTTCACTTCCGTGCCTCTTTGTTCAGAAAAAGAGAGCTGCAATTTAAAGGTCTAATTACACAACTGAGGTAAAGTAGAGACGCGGAGACATTTTCCTTATCAACCCAGAACTTGGCATTGTTTAGGCTATTTCTGAATGCGCCCGAGGCACCAAAAGCAACCGATCAAAACATTTACAGGCATTAGTAAATTATTTGGCTTCATTCAAActttttctgctctttttttctatttaaacaTTAGTTTTGTGTGTCTGGCGTCAACCCATATCCTCGTGctttttaaaccttttgttgCTTACTTTTCTCCCTTTCGATACATGTGTTTGCTTAGGAGGGAAGGGGGGTCTCCATTTTTGcgaattaaatgaaaaatttacaagccacattttttacttactttttttCTCGTAGGCCGGAGTTGGAAAGCAGACTAATCCTGGCCAGTTAATTATCGCCTTAGAGCCCGAAACTGCCGCAATTTTCTGCATGGAACGAAAGAATATAGAAAGAGAATGTAACAGTGATTTCAAAGATGAAGAGctttcaaaaccaaaaacacgGTACATGGTCGTTGATATAGGAGGTAAAGATGTTACTCAAAGATCCCTTTGTTCTATGCTTTAAGTGAATTACCACGCAAAAAGGGTAGCATATACATTTTTAAAGGAATAAAGTGAGCACATTAAGCTCGACTGAATTGGGAATAGACAAATAGACATATTCCACTCGGAAACAATAGCCTCCTTGTTGCAGACGCAGAGAGGTTTAGGAAAGATGTACAGAAAAATAGGCAATAACCAAAGATGAATTTTGCCGCTTGATTTAGCGGAACTTTCCGATATGGGGGGAGTAAGAAGAATTAAAACTGATTGGAATTTTTTCTATAAATATTTCTAGGTGGGACATTAGATGTGGCCATACATGAGGTTATAGAGAAAGGCAGCATCAAAGAGATTGACAAAATAACGGGTGGTCCCTATGGCGGGATCAGAGTGAACCAAGAGTTCGAAAGGCTCTTGGGAGATTTGTTCGGAGAAGCAAGGCTGAATGCGTACAAAGAGAAGTTTCCTTCCGATTGGCTGGCTCTGATGAACgactttgaagggaaaaagCAAGGATTTCGTATGTTGGGaggaaaaatgacaaatatcCGTTACCCGGCAAGCTTTGCTTCTCTGGTTGAGCAAAACACGGTTAAGGAACGTTACGATGAGAATGATGTTAAGTTGAGGAAGAATGAATATCTTTGCATAAGCCCAAAGATCATGGAAGTAAAGTTGTTCGCACCTGTCCTATCTGACATCAGGGATCATTTGAAAAGACTGCAGGAAAGGACTAAGGCTTTAAATATTAAAACCATGCTTCTGGTCGGCGGATTCGCAGACTCTCCGATTCTTCAGAATGAGATTAAGAAGGAGTTTTCAAAGGATTACCAAGTTTTGGTCCCCCGAAATGCCGCTATAGCTGTAGTTCAAGGTGCTGTATTATTTGGCAAGAATCCAGCTAAAATAACGGAAAGGGTCATGAGCACAACTTATGGTGCCGATTGTTCCCgtgattttgacaaaaacattcACCCTTCCTCTAAGTTGTTCTTCGCCGATGGTCGCCCGAAGTGCAAAAACTTATTTACCTGCTTTGTGAAGGAGGATGAGGTCGCACGGTCGGGTCATACTGTCAAGAAGATGTATACCCCCCTTCATGCAGGCGACACTCAACTTACATTTGGATTTTATGTTGCAAAAAATCCCGAATGTAAGTTTGTCACCGATGAAGGAGTAACTAAGATTGGAAGTATCACTGTCAAGTCTCCAGATACATCTAAAGGGCGAAGCAGAAATATTGAAGTCAGTATGCACTTTGGAGGAACAGAAATCGTTGCCACAGCAATAGACATTTCGAGTGGAAGCACGGCTCAAACTACTCtggatttttttcatgactAACCGCTATCATATTATATCATATCATATTATTCTGTAAGAAGCTGGTGTCGATCTGAAAATTTATAGCAAGTGCAATGCAAAGCGTCGTAGAACAATTTGCGTAGTTCGGAATAAGAACTAATTGTAATTGCGAATTTTAAAGTTATAAGCGCTGCTTGTAGGAACGAGGATGAAAAAAGACGTGCCTGAGAAATTTGGCTTTTTTAGatatcaaattttccatcgAGGGCAACGGTCTATTCACTAGCGTGAAATACAAACCTACAGGTTCTCATAGTTCCTTATGACATTCATCTTTGCATCCATCGCATGTCAAGAATTCCACTCAAAATTCCACTTTTTGTTAACAATAAACTGTAACtattttttagtttgtaaatagaataagagagatggtaattTGTGAGcccggtaaagaaatagagtaagatgtttaaaaaattttgagtccccatCAGGAAACGTACCCCAGACCTACGGATTCtgcgctctgatgctctaccactgaaccacagagACACTgcggtgagcgaggtctattacgaagttcaaaAGCCACGCGTTCTGCATACTGCTtagatcagcaatgtcgaaagcatctatttacaaacatgacggATATATATTCGGtcgtaaattaaaaaaatcacttgaTCAATTATAcatctttcaaatattttacttaaaGCTGAAAGGAATAATATGCGGCGAAAGTTGTTACTTAAGGAGCGAAAGCCTTGTTTTAAGATTAGGATAACTTTGGCAATTGTTAAACTTTCTAGAAATATGCCTTGCTTCGATTTAATTGTTAAATTGATAACATATGTGAATGGGCTACATATTATAGGTGCAACAGAAGACCAAGCGATTTATTAGTATCCATActttctaataataataatactaagaCCTCCACTTCATTGAGTTTAGTAAAGCAAAACGATTCCTTTTTCCTGTTCATATAACACGAGATTAGATGATTTGTTTTGAGCAGTTAAGCTGCAAGTTCAACTAGAACACCGCAGAGGTACTTGTTAAACGCATTTAACATTGAGAATGATTGTTCaaagtttttgttgtttacttGCCTCTGTTTTTGGGAATCTTTAGGTATCTCATGGTGATAAAGTGTACAATATGTATTGTGTGAGTTGAAACTATTAtgttacaataaaatttttatgtattATGATAATAGGAGTTACAAgtttcagtcattttttataCAACAGATTACGAACGTTAATTGATTCTCTTAAATCTCCAATTACCCAGGGtttatttaaattgtttaaaatttttattatattcAAAGGTACATGGGTTTTGTTAACCTCACTAAAAATGTGAAGGAATTTCgacaaaatttcatttgtatcACTGCGATTGTAGACGGGCTGCCACTTTGCGTTCCTTATCGCAGTTTGGAAAGCAATCTTGTCTACTTTTTATGATATCTTTATTCTCCACATATCAGGAAAGGGACTACAATTTGGATCAATTTCTGCCGCAATACTTCCATTTGAACTCAAAGACACAAAATTCGAATGCTATGGATCTAAGTATGCCTGCCCATTTGTAGCAACAttcgatccttttatttttttatttgatttagacttttttcttttaaatttaaactttgtgtacaaaattgatttaaatttaaaacaaattcctATTTAAACGCATTTGAAACTATTTCATACTactctaaattttttattgaatcttgttttccatttaaatttaaacttttgaacTGTTTTCAATCTTATtgcaatatttctttaaaatgcttaacttttatttaatccttttcattcatttacattgaaacttttaaaaattcatgtAAAGTTACGAATTTGTATTTGATTTAAGGAGGCTCGAAAGGGTTTTTCGTTGTTGCAGTGTTTGTGAAACGATGGAAGATTAGAAAGAAGGATATTTAATGGGGTGAGCAAACTATATGTCTCCTTGCAACTCTATTGCTGGGCTATACTTTGATGGTACTTGTGACGTCATATCAGCTACCATGGCAACGCACAAGGTCCACAAAAACGTCCACTAAATTTTCGTTTTTGTAAACtatctgaaaaattaattcgGTGACCtaccattatttttatttctttgttggaaagttccctaaattctttaacttttcagacagtatggaaaatatttaTCTAGTAGAA encodes:
- the LOC131768631 gene encoding heat shock 70 kDa protein 12A isoform X2, which translates into the protein MASEVKENPSDDFKNPYIAVVAIDFGTSYTGFAFSFNKGNEQDAIFMNRDWTNEQGGRTSKTPTCLLLNPDLSFNSFGYDAMENYAQLQNEHEEQKYFFFQHFKMALHNDEKLNKDTSIKAANGKEVKAQTVFALSIEFLKDEAIKILALDTGDDQFKADDIQWVLTVPAIWTPAAKQFMREAANQAGVGKQTNPGQLIIALEPETAAIFCMERKNIERECNSDFKDEELSKPKTRYMVVDIGGGTLDVAIHEVIEKGSIKEIDKITGGPYGGIRVNQEFERLLGDLFGEARLNAYKEKFPSDWLALMNDFEGKKQGFRMLGGKMTNIRYPASFASLVEQNTVKERYDENDVKLRKNEYLCISPKIMEVKLFAPVLSDIRDHLKRLQERTKALNIKTMLLVGGFADSPILQNEIKKEFSKDYQVLVPRNAAIAVVQGAVLFGKNPAKITERVMSTTYGADCSRDFDKNIHPSSKLFFADGRPKCKNLFTCFVKEDEVARSGHTVKKMYTPLHAGDTQLTFGFYVAKNPECKFVTDEGVTKIGSITVKSPDTSKGRSRNIEVSMHFGGTEIVATAIDISSGSTAQTTLDFFHD
- the LOC131768631 gene encoding heat shock 70 kDa protein 12A isoform X1, translated to MARYHIPKLLLRKRQGKPKGMASEVKENPSDDFKNPYIAVVAIDFGTSYTGFAFSFNKGNEQDAIFMNRDWTNEQGGRTSKTPTCLLLNPDLSFNSFGYDAMENYAQLQNEHEEQKYFFFQHFKMALHNDEKLNKDTSIKAANGKEVKAQTVFALSIEFLKDEAIKILALDTGDDQFKADDIQWVLTVPAIWTPAAKQFMREAANQAGVGKQTNPGQLIIALEPETAAIFCMERKNIERECNSDFKDEELSKPKTRYMVVDIGGGTLDVAIHEVIEKGSIKEIDKITGGPYGGIRVNQEFERLLGDLFGEARLNAYKEKFPSDWLALMNDFEGKKQGFRMLGGKMTNIRYPASFASLVEQNTVKERYDENDVKLRKNEYLCISPKIMEVKLFAPVLSDIRDHLKRLQERTKALNIKTMLLVGGFADSPILQNEIKKEFSKDYQVLVPRNAAIAVVQGAVLFGKNPAKITERVMSTTYGADCSRDFDKNIHPSSKLFFADGRPKCKNLFTCFVKEDEVARSGHTVKKMYTPLHAGDTQLTFGFYVAKNPECKFVTDEGVTKIGSITVKSPDTSKGRSRNIEVSMHFGGTEIVATAIDISSGSTAQTTLDFFHD